From Candidatus Binatia bacterium, one genomic window encodes:
- a CDS encoding YccF domain-containing protein translates to MMRLFGNILWIIFGGAEMALCWAVAALIFALSIVGLPWARSAATIAWFTIWPFGRYAVDRETVTGEEDLGTGTLGFVGNVIWFLLAGIWLAIGHVFTAALLALTIIGIPFAIQHLKIAKLALAPIGKTILDDDSQFSIQ, encoded by the coding sequence ATGATGCGTTTGTTCGGGAATATTCTCTGGATCATCTTTGGCGGGGCCGAGATGGCTTTGTGCTGGGCTGTGGCGGCCCTGATCTTTGCCTTGAGCATCGTGGGCCTGCCGTGGGCTCGTTCAGCCGCCACGATCGCCTGGTTCACGATCTGGCCGTTCGGGCGTTATGCGGTGGATCGCGAAACGGTCACCGGGGAAGAGGATCTCGGCACCGGTACCCTCGGGTTTGTCGGCAATGTGATCTGGTTTCTGCTCGCGGGCATCTGGCTTGCGATCGGTCACGTCTTTACGGCCGCGCTGCTGGCGCTCACGATCATCGGGATTCCGTTTGCGATCCAGCACCTGAAGATCGCCAAGCTGGCGCTCGCGCCGATCGGCAAGACGATCCTCGACGACGACTCGCAGTTCTCGATTCAATAA
- a CDS encoding LLM class flavin-dependent oxidoreductase, with protein MKISLCIPYAKTDYDRQTTLDWCRMADEGPFASLGCGERIVSHTQDMSIVLAAACALTERVRIVPSLYILPMHSAVRVAKELATMDVLSDGRVTATVGVGGREHDYKAVGASFKKRLQRLDAGVAEMKRTWDGVPPFEGTDPVGPPPVQKGGIPIWSGAMNPKSIARSSKWADGLYGFTMNGDAGPAKQQFDLATAAWEAEGRARPYLATGFWCCLADDAENRLKQYVVDYLKIIDENIANLIADTMVTSNEDAVRKCLDDIEALGADECFLNTATRDLVEIEKIANIVETR; from the coding sequence ATGAAAATCAGCCTTTGCATTCCTTACGCCAAAACCGACTACGACCGACAGACGACTCTGGATTGGTGCCGCATGGCGGATGAAGGTCCGTTTGCCAGCCTCGGCTGCGGTGAACGCATCGTCTCGCATACCCAGGACATGAGTATCGTTCTGGCGGCAGCGTGTGCACTGACCGAGCGTGTCCGGATTGTACCGTCGCTCTACATCCTGCCGATGCATTCAGCCGTGCGCGTGGCCAAGGAACTGGCCACCATGGATGTTCTGTCGGACGGACGCGTGACCGCAACCGTCGGCGTGGGTGGTCGTGAGCATGACTACAAGGCGGTTGGCGCTTCGTTCAAAAAGCGCCTGCAGCGACTCGATGCTGGGGTTGCCGAAATGAAACGCACCTGGGATGGCGTGCCGCCGTTTGAGGGCACCGACCCTGTAGGTCCACCGCCGGTGCAAAAAGGCGGCATCCCCATCTGGTCGGGCGCGATGAATCCCAAAAGCATCGCGCGCTCATCCAAATGGGCCGACGGCCTCTATGGCTTCACCATGAATGGCGACGCAGGCCCGGCCAAGCAGCAATTTGATCTGGCTACCGCTGCGTGGGAAGCCGAGGGCCGCGCGCGGCCTTATCTGGCCACCGGGTTCTGGTGTTGCCTAGCCGATGATGCCGAGAATCGGCTCAAACAATATGTCGTCGATTATCTGAAGATCATCGACGAGAATATCGCCAACCTGATTGCCGACACGATGGTGACGTCAAACGAAGACGCGGTGCGGAAATGCCTGGATGATATCGAGGCGCTGGGGGCGGATGAGTGCTTCCTGAATACCGCTACGCGTGACCTGGTCGAGATCGAGAAGATCGCCAATATCGTGGAGACGCGCTAG